A stretch of Physeter macrocephalus isolate SW-GA chromosome 1, ASM283717v5, whole genome shotgun sequence DNA encodes these proteins:
- the ADAMTS1 gene encoding A disintegrin and metalloproteinase with thrombospondin motifs 1 — MGNTARRSRGSQPAPVLRCLLLAAASALLVVPGVCGRPTEEDEELVLLAPERDPGHRTTHLRLDAFGRQLLLELQPDRGFLAPGFTLQTVGRRPGPDASRSDPVGDLAHCFYSGTVNGDPSSAAALSLCEGVRGAFYLQGEEYFIQPAPAAAAEEEPLARPQFHLLRRRRRGGGGARCGVLDDETQLAGGAGSEGEHATAQGPPRDRATQRTGQPTGTRSLRKKRFVSSPRYVETMLVADQSMAEFHGSGLKHYLLTLFSVAARLYKHASIRNSVSLVVVKILVIYEEQKGPEVTSNAALTLRNFCNWQKQHNPPSDRDVEHYDTAILFTRQDLCGAQTCDTLGMADVGTVCDPSRSCSVIEDDGLQAAFTTAHELGHVFNMPHDDAKQCASINGVNRDSHMMASMLSNLDRSQPWSPCSAYMITSFLDNGHGECLMDKPQSPIQLPSDLPGTLYDANRQCQFTFGEESKHCLDAASTCTTLWCTGTSGGLLVCQTKHFPWADGTSCGEGKWCVNGKCMNKTDKKHFDTPVHGSWGPWGPWGDCSRTCGGGVQYTMRECDNPVPKNGGKYCEGKRVRYRSCNIEDCPENNGKTFREEQCEAHNEFSKASFGSGPAVEWTPKYAGVSPKDRCKLICQAKGIGYFFVLQPKVVDGTPCSPDSTSVCVQGQCVKAGCDRIIDSKKKFDKCGICGGNGSTCKKISGSVTSAKPGYHDIVTIPTGATNIEVKQRNQRGSRNNGSYLAIKAADGTYILNGDFTLSTLEQDITYKGSVLRYSGSSAALERIRSFSPLKEPLTIQVLTVGNALRPKIKYTYFVKKKKESFNAIPTFSEWVIEEWGECSKSCGQGVQRRLVECRDINGQPASECAKEVKPASTRPCADLPCPLWQLGDWSPCSKTCGKGYKKRTLQCLSHDGGVLSHESCDPLKKPKHYIDFCTMAECS, encoded by the exons ATGGGGAACACGGCGCGACGGTCTCGCGGCTCGCAGCCTGCGCCCGTGCTGCGGTGCCTGCTGCTCGCCGCGGCCTCGGCGCTGCTGGTCGTGCCGGGCGTGTGCGGGCGCCCCACCGAGGAGGACGAGGAGCTGGTGCTGCTGGCACCGGAGCGCGACCCAGGACACAGGACCACTCACCTCCGCCTGGACGCCTTCGGCCGGCAGCTGCTGCTGGAGCTGCAGCCGGACCGCGGCTTCCTGGCCCCCGGCTTCACGCTCCAGACGGTGGGGCGCAGACCCGGGCCCGACGCGTCGCGTTCTGATCCCGTTGGCGACCTGGCGCACTGCTTCTACTCTGGCACAGTGAACGGCGACCCCAGCTCCGCTGCCGCTCTCAGCCTCTGCGAGGGCGTGCGCGGCGCCTTCTACCTGCAGGGCGAGGAGTACTTCATCCAGCCCGCGCCCGCCGCCGCAGCCGAGGAGGAGCCTCTGGCGCGGCCCCAGTTCCATCTCTTGCGGCGGAGGCGGCGGGGTGGCGGCGGCGCCAGGTGCGGGGTCCTGGACGACGAGACGCAGCTCGCGGGGGGAGCGGGGTCGGAGGGCGAGCACGCCACGGCGCAGGGGCCGCCGCGGGACCGAGCGACACAGCGCACGGGACAGCCAACAG GAACCAGAAGCCTAAGAAAAAAGCGATTTGTGTCCAGCCCCCGCTATGTGGAAACCATGCTTGTGGCCGACCAGTCCATGGCAGAGTTCCACGGCAGTGGGCTAAAGCACTACCTTCTCACCTTGTTCTCGGTGGCGGCCCGGTTATACAAACACGCCAGTATTCGGAATTCAGTTAGCCTGGTCGTAGTGAAGATCCTGGTCATCTATGAGGAACAGAAGGGGCCAGAAGTGACTTCCAACGCTGCCCTCACTCTGCGGAACTTCTGCAACTGGCAAAAGCAGCACAACCCGCCCAGTGACCGGGATGTAGAGCACTATGACACTGCGATTCTTTTCACCAGACAG GACCTGTGTGGCGCCCAGACATGTGATACTCTTGGGATGGCAGATGTTGGAACTGTGTGTGATCCCAGCAGAAGCTGCTCGGTCATAGAGGATGATGGCTTACAGGCTGCCTTCACCACAGCCCACGAATTAG GCCATGTGTTTAACATGCCACATGATGATGCAAAGCAATGTGCCAGCATTAATGGTGTCAACCGGGACTCCCACATGATGGCGTCAATGCTTTCCAATCTGGACCGCAGCCAGCCCTGGTCTCCTTGCAGCGCTTACATGATTACATCATTTCTGGATAACGGTCATG GCGAATGTTTGATGGACAAGCCCCAGAGCCCCATACAGCTCCCCTCTGATCTCCCTGGGACCTTGTACGATGCCAACCGGCAGTGCCAGTTTACATTTGGGGAGGAGTCCAAACACTGCCTGGACGCGGCCAGCACGTGCACGACCCTCTGGTGCACGGGCACCTCTGGAGGATTGCTGGTGTGCCAGACCAAACACTTCCCCTGGGCCGACGGCACCAGCTGTGGAGAAGGGAAATGGTGTGTCAACGGCAAGTGCATGAACAAGACGGACAAGAAGCATTTTGAT ACTCCTGTTCACGGAAGCTGGGGTCCGTGGGGGCCCTGGGGAGACTGTTCAAGAACGTGTGGTGGAGGAGTTCAGTATACGATGAGGGAGTGCGACAACCCGGTCCCAAAGAACGGAGGGAAGTACTGCGAGGGCAAGCGTGTGCGCTACAGGTCCTGCAATATTGAGGACTGTCCGGAGAATAATG GAAAAACCTTTAGAGAGGAACAGTGTGAAGCACACAATGAATTCTCCAAAGCTTCCTTTGGGAGCGGGCCCGCGGTGGAGTGGACACCCAAGTACGCAGGAGTCTCACCCAAGGACAGGTGCAAGCTCATCTGTCAAGCCAAAGGCATTGGCTACTTCTTCGTTTTGCAGCCCAAG GTGGTAGATGGCACTCCTTGTAGCCCAGATTCCACCTCTGTCTGCGTGCAAGGACAGTGTGTAAAAGCTGGTTGTGATCGCATCATAGACTCCAAAAAGAAGTTCGATAAATGTGGCATTTGTGGAGGAAATGGATCTACATGCAAGAAAATATCAGGATCAGTTACCAGTGCAAA ACCTGGCTACCATGATATCGTCACAATTCCAACCGGAGCCACAAACATTGAAGTGAAGCAACGGAATCAGAGGGGATCCAGAAATAATGGAAGCTACCTTGCCATCAAAGCTGCCGATGGCACATATATCCTGAATGGCGACTTCACTTTGTCCACTTTAGAGCAAGACATCACGTACAAAGGTAGTGTCTTGAGATACAGTGGCTCCTCTGCAGCACTGGAAAGAATTAGAAGCTTTAGCCCTCTCAAGGAGCCCTTAACCATCCAAGTCCTGACAGTGGGCAATGCCCTCCGACCGAAAATTAAATACACCTATTTtgtgaagaagaagaaggaatctTTCAATGCCATCCCTACTTTCTCCGAATGGGTCATTGAAGAGTGGGGCGAATGTTCCAAGTCGTGTGGACAGGGTGTGCAGAGAAGGCTGGTGGAGTGCCGAGACATCAACGGGCAGCCCGCTTCAGAGTGTGCAAAGGAAGTGAAGCCAGCCAGCACCAGACCTTGTGCGGACCTGCCTTGCCCCCTCTGGCAGCTGGGAGATTGGTCGCCATGTTCCAAGACTTGCGGGAAGGGTTACAAAAAGAGAACCTTGCAGTGTCTGTCCCATGATGGGGGTGTGTTGTCTCACGAGAGCTGTGATCCTTTAAAGAAACCTAAACATTACATAGACTTTTGCACAATGGCAGAATGCAGTTAA